In Carya illinoinensis cultivar Pawnee chromosome 9, C.illinoinensisPawnee_v1, whole genome shotgun sequence, the following are encoded in one genomic region:
- the LOC122277329 gene encoding protein SCO1 homolog 1, mitochondrial, with translation MATILSRTLNRLRYVNQNLIQWRSSMHSPPVSETTSHRALPLLQSVVPLGLGIQSSAVYQRCLFSSSAATVNPENQTSKSSGDAKSGNGKHSGGSQDSSDAGKPVRGGPISWLSFLLLVATGAGVIFYYDKEKKQHIEEINNASKAVKEGPSAGKAAIGGPFNLINHEGKHVTEKNFLGKWTLIYFGFTHCPDICPDELQKLAAAVDKIKEKEGFEIIPLFISVDPERDNVEQVGEYVKEFHPKLVGLTGTLDEIRNVARAYRVYYMKTAEEDSDYLVDHSIVMYLMGPDMDFVKFFGKNNDVDSLTDGVIKEIKRYKK, from the exons ATGGCGACCATCCTTTCAAGAACCCTGAATCGTCTCCGCTACGTTAATCAAAATCTCATCCAATGGAGATCATCGATGCATTCTCCACCGGTTTCCGAGACGACTTCGCATCgagctcttcctcttcttcaatcG GTTGTACCGTTAGGGCTCGGAATTCAGTCTTCAGCCGTATATCAGAGATGTCTGTTTAGTAGTTCTGCTGCCACTGTTAATCCAGAAAATCAAACATCAAAAAGTTCTGGAGACGCTAAATCTGGCAATGGAAAACACTCCGGAGGATCACAAGATAGCAGTGACGCTGGAAAACCTGTTCGCGGAGGG CCCATTTCATGGTTAAGTTTTCTTTTGCTCGTTGCTACTGGAGCTGGAGTAATCTTCTACTATGACAAGGAAAAGAAACAACACATTGAAG AAATTAATAATGCTTCAAAGGCAGTAAAAGAGGGACCTTCTGCTGGCAAAGCAGCCATTGGGGGCCCATTTAACCTCATCAATCATGAGGGGAAACATGTGACTGAAAAGAACTTTTTGGGGAAATGGACGTTGATATATTTTGGCTTCACTCACTGCCCTGATATTTGTCCAGACGAGCTACAAAAGTTAGCTGCTGCTGTTGATAAAATAA AGGAAAAAGAAGGGTTTGAAATTATTCCTCTTTTCATCTCTGTGGATCCTGAGAGGGATAATGTTGAGCAAGTAGGCGAATATGTCAAAG AATTCCATCCGAAGTTAGTTGGGTTGACGGGTACACTAGATGAGATACGGAATGTTGCTCGTGCATATCGAGTTTATTATATGAAGACAGCAGAGGAAGACTCCGATTATCTGGTTGATCACTCAATAGTCAT GTACTTGATGGGTCCTGATATGGACTTTGTAAAATTCTTTGGGAAAAACAATGATGTTGATTCGCTTACTGATGGCGTTATCAAAGAGATCAAGCGGTACAAGAAGTAG